The following proteins are co-located in the Anomalospiza imberbis isolate Cuckoo-Finch-1a 21T00152 chromosome 1, ASM3175350v1, whole genome shotgun sequence genome:
- the EN2 gene encoding homeobox protein engrailed-2: MEEGGRSPREEAAEPQESGGDAEPGGGGGRRGLLLPPGDPPHPHPHPHRITNFFIDNILRPEFGRRKEAGGPDGEPRRPGAESRRSPAAAPAPGAPLPGGGAGSPGRGEGGPAGLALHGAAKKGGDPAALEAALKARGLSGGDLSVSSDSDSSQASSNAGNQPMLWPAWVYCTRYSDRPSSGPRSRKPKKKNPNKEDKRPRTAFTAEQLQRLKAEFQTNRYLTEQRRQSLAQELGLNESQIKIWFQNKRAKIKKATGSKNSLAVHLMAQGLYNHSTTAKDGKSDSE, translated from the exons ATGGAGGAGGGCGGCCGGAGCCCCCGGGAGGAGGCGGCCGAGCCGCAGGAGTCCGGCGGCGACGCGgagcccggcggcggcggcggacggcgggggctgctgctccccccCGGTGATCCCCCGCACCCCCACCCGCACCCGCACCGCATCACCAACTTCTTCATCGACAACATCCTGCGGCCCGAGTTCGGGCGGAGGAAGGAGGCGGGCGGCCCCGACGGAGAGCCCCGGCGGCCCGGCGCGGAGAgccgccgcagccccgccgcGGCGCCGGCCCCCGGGGCTCCGctgcccggcggcggggcgggctcGCCAGGCCGGGGGGagggcggccccgccgggctgGCCCTGCACGGCGCCGCCAAGAAGGGGGGGGACCCCGCGGCGCTGGAGGCGGCCCTGAAGGCGCGGGGGCTGAGCGGCGGCGACCTGTCGGTGAGCTCGGACTCGGATAGCTCCCAGGCCAGCTCCAACGCCGGGAACCAGCCCATGCTGTGGCCCGCCTGGGTGTACTGCACGCGGTACTCGGACCGGCCCTCCTCAG GTCCCCGCTCCCGCAAACCAAAGAAGAAGAACCCCAACAAGGAGGACAAGCGGCCTCGCACCGCCTTCACCGCCGAGCAGCTGCAGAGACTCAAGGCCGAGTTCCAGACGAACCGGTACCTGACAGAGCAGCGGCggcagagcctggcccaggagcTCGGGCTCAACGAGTCCCAGATCAAAATCTGGTTCCAGAACAAACGAGCCAAGATCAAGAAGGCGACGGGCAGTAAGAACTCCCTGGCAGTGCACCTCATGGCCCAGGGGCTCTACAACCACTCCACCACGGCGAAAGACGGCAAGTCGGACAGTGAATAG